The Candidatus Neomarinimicrobiota bacterium region CAACCATTACGCATAGTTACCAAACCTGCCATTCACATGATGAAAATAAAAAAGCGAGAGTGATGGAGGCCATTCAAAACGCAGATGAAATTGGATTAAATGTCCATGGGGTTTATGTGGACCCACCCGGCCATGCGTTTTACATGGTTATAGAAGCAGATACTATGGACCAAATTGTACAATTTTTTGACCCAATGCTAGAATTGGGTGATGCGGACATTCATCCTGTCATGAGTATGCAGGCTGCTTTGGATGCAATATCAAAAGGTGAATAAAATGACTCTTAACACACTTTTCAAAATAAATACAGTGGTTGCTGGACTGTTTGGCATTGGATTCGTCATTGCACCCATTGCAGTCATGACACCTTATGGTATATCACAGGAGGCCATGGAAGCATCTGTAAATATGGCCAGATGGTTTGGCTCTGCCAATATTATGATAGCGCTAATCGTATGGTTTCTGAGCAATTCACCCGACTCCGATGCAAAAACTGCTGTAGCAAAAGCATTAAGTATCGGCTTTGGCATTAGTGCTGCGGTCAGTATCCTCAATCAATTGTCAGATGAGATTGGCGCTCTTGGTTGGTCAACTGTTGCCATTTTTGCGATTTTTCAATTGGCGTATGGCAAATTCGGTTATTTAAATAACCAAAATTAATGAGATTTAAAACCCATGCGAAGGATAATAAATCCTTCGCATGGGTTTTAAACTACTACCGGATCTAATATGACAGCTTTTGGTAATTTTTTTAGATTTTTTCCTGCAATATACAAGTCCATGGCTTTTTGAGCATTTAGCCAGAATTCTGCTGTAGTATTAAATGTCGCTGCCAATTTTAAAGCCATTAAAGCACTTAATCCTGTGCGCTCATTCACAAGTCGGTTAACCACTTTAACATCACACCCAACATGGTCAGCCAGTTGTTTTTGACTCATATTTAATGGAGCCAAAAATTCATCTTTTAGAATTTCACCAACAGATGTTGGTTTTCTTTGAATTCGAATCATAACATGTCTCCTATTTTTTATTAATGATAATCAATAATTGCCACATCAAAAGGCCCCATTGAATTCCATTTAAAAACAATTCGCCATTGATTATTTATTCTGATACTGTACCAACCTTTCAATTTCCCTTTTAATAGTTCTAAACGATTGGATGGGGGCGATTTCAAATCAGAAAGAATATTTGCATAATTCATCATATCTAATTTCCGCTTTGCAATTTTAGTAAGATTTCTCCATCCAACTTTTTTCTTGACGATTCCAAAAACAAAAAATGTTTCCGTATTCTTGTCTGAAAAGGACTGAATCATTATCTAAAGTTACCTTGCATAGGTATACCCGTACAAGGTATATATTCTATCAATAAGGTATAAAAATTTATAATCAAGAATCGTAAGCGGCAATTCCCGTTTCAGCTTGCCCAATTATTAAGGTATGCATTTCGTGGGTGCCTTCGTAAGTATAAACCGATTCAATATTTGCCATGTGGCGCATAATGGGGTAATCTTCTGTAATTCCGTTTGCCCCCAATATTCCGCGAGATATACTGGCAACATCTCGGGCTAATTCACAATTGTTCCGCTTTGCCATGGAGACTTGCTGAAAAGTCATGGTGCCTTCATCTTTCAATCGTCCCAGTCGATAAACCAACAACTGCGCTTCGGTGATTCGCGTCACCATTTCCGCCAACTTGGCTTGGGTCAATTGATATCCGCCGATAGGCTTGGAGAATTGTTTCCGCTCTTTAGAATATTCCAACGCGGTATTGTAACAATCCACAGCACAGCCAACCATTCCCCAAGAAATGCCGTAGCGTGCTTGGGTCAAACAACCCAATGGCCCTTTCAATCCTTCAATGTTTGGAAGCCTTGCAGAATCAGGAACTCGGACATTCACCATTGAAAGTTCAGATGTGACAGACGCACGTAAACTTAATTTTCCATGGATATCGCTGGACGTAAATCCATCCATTCCTTTTTCTAATAAAAATCCACGAACAATGCCTTCTTCATCTCGAGCCCAGACCACAGCCACATCAGCCACAGATCCATTGGTAATCCACATTTTGTTGCCGTTGATGATCCAGTCGTCCCCGTCCCGTTTACATCGGGTGGACATGCCACCTGGGTTTGAGCCGAAGTTGGGTTCTGTCAGTCCAAAACAACCGATTTTTGTACCGGCACCCAAACCTGGGAGCCACTTGGCTTTTTGTTCATCCGAACCATAGGCGTGGATGGGATACATAACTAATGCACCTTGCACGCTGGCAAAAGAACGAAGTCCTGAATCTCCTCTTTCTAATTCGTGAAGGATGAGTCCGTATGCCACATTGCTCACACCGGCGCCACCACTTTCTTCCGGCAGAGATGAACCCATAAAGCCCAGTTCGCCGAGCTTGGAGACCAGTTCCATGGGAAAGGTTGAATTCTCATAATGTTCATTTATAACGGGCATGAATTCCGTTTGGACGAAATCGTAAGCTGTTTGCTGAATCAGCAATTCTTCTTCTAACAGCAGATCTGTAATGTTATAAAAATCGGGTCCTAATTTTTTCATAAATTTTCCTTTCTAATTAACCACAAGTTGTGACATAAAATCCCGGACAGTAAAATTCTCACAATTAAAAATCAATTCTTTGAGAGCTGTTAATTCATTTTCATTGAATTTATCTCCGGAAAGAGAATTAAATTTATTTTCCAAATCATCCATAGTCATGGGTTCTCGAGGATCCCCTTTGGGATATTCAAGGTATTCGGAATATTCATTTCCGTCGTTTGTAGTAATCACAACCCTTGATGGCTGCTTTTCCGGAAACATTTTTTCGAATTCCTGTGAAGGTTCGCCCTTGATTTTATCTATTACTTCAAAGATTTTTGGATCGTTTAATTTCTCATCAGAAAAAGAATCGGTAGTGATTTTTTTATCAACAATTGCTGCTGCCATACAATAAGGCAGCGAATGATCTGCTGTTTCTCTTGATTCAGGACGGTATTTTGTAGGATCAAACAAAATATCATATGCTTGAGCAAAAGCAGTTACTTTGACTTCTTTAATGTCTGTGTAAATCAAATCATTGTTGATCATGGCATTCAAGGCACAGGAAATGTGCGTATGAGTTAGGGCTTCCGTGGGGAATGCTTTCATACCGCATTCCAAGATTTTATAATCTTTCCCCAGATTTCCCACTAATGCTTCAACATCCCATCCCCAAGATGAAATGCCATCACGTCCTTCCATATCCGTCGGGTTTAATAATTCATCTTTCGCATTCCACCCGATGAATGCATCCATGAATCCTTCTTTTCCTTCAAATACTTTCTCCGTTCCGGAATACCCTTTTTGTGCCATAAGTGCTGCAAATACACCGCTTTGTACCGCCATGGGATCCACTGTATTTTTCATCATGGTCAATTTCCCGGCTGTAGGACAGCCGATGGTATGATTATGACATCCGCTGATACCGATGGCATTTACCATTTGATCAACCGTCAGCTCAAGAATTTTCCCTGCAACTATGGGCGATACAAATTGGGTCAAAGTCGCATGATGCCATTTCCGTTCACGAACACCGGGTTTTGCAAATAAACATAGTCTTTGCTCGAATTCGTATGCCAGAACGATAGCAACTATCACATCCTTCATAGATGAATCCACTTTTTCTGCAGTACTCAATGCGGCCGGGATTATATCACTGGGATGGCTGGGGTCGTCTTTCCAATAAATATCGTTGAAATCCAGGGCACGAATCATGAGCGAATTGATCAAGGCAGTATTCACCGCTGGTAATTCATCGCCAAAACCGATTACTTTGGATTCTGATGAACCGCCCATTTCCCGATATATGTCCAGAATCACATTTACATCGTGTGTTTTCATGCTACCAAAGGCACAACCCAATGAATCGTAAAGATACCGTTTTACCTCAAAAATGACATTTTCCGGTAAAT contains the following coding sequences:
- a CDS encoding DUF3303 family protein — translated: MLFHATITHSYQTCHSHDENKKARVMEAIQNADEIGLNVHGVYVDPPGHAFYMVIEADTMDQIVQFFDPMLELGDADIHPVMSMQAALDAISKGE
- a CDS encoding HigA family addiction module antidote protein — encoded protein: MIRIQRKPTSVGEILKDEFLAPLNMSQKQLADHVGCDVKVVNRLVNERTGLSALMALKLAATFNTTAEFWLNAQKAMDLYIAGKNLKKLPKAVILDPVVV
- a CDS encoding plasmid maintenance system killer protein, translating into MIQSFSDKNTETFFVFGIVKKKVGWRNLTKIAKRKLDMMNYANILSDLKSPPSNRLELLKGKLKGWYSIRINNQWRIVFKWNSMGPFDVAIIDYH
- a CDS encoding acyl-CoA dehydrogenase; the encoded protein is MKKLGPDFYNITDLLLEEELLIQQTAYDFVQTEFMPVINEHYENSTFPMELVSKLGELGFMGSSLPEESGGAGVSNVAYGLILHELERGDSGLRSFASVQGALVMYPIHAYGSDEQKAKWLPGLGAGTKIGCFGLTEPNFGSNPGGMSTRCKRDGDDWIINGNKMWITNGSVADVAVVWARDEEGIVRGFLLEKGMDGFTSSDIHGKLSLRASVTSELSMVNVRVPDSARLPNIEGLKGPLGCLTQARYGISWGMVGCAVDCYNTALEYSKERKQFSKPIGGYQLTQAKLAEMVTRITEAQLLVYRLGRLKDEGTMTFQQVSMAKRNNCELARDVASISRGILGANGITEDYPIMRHMANIESVYTYEGTHEMHTLIIGQAETGIAAYDS
- a CDS encoding MmgE/PrpD family protein, producing MDKSIARQISEFAVNLKYEDLPENVIFEVKRYLYDSLGCAFGSMKTHDVNVILDIYREMGGSSESKVIGFGDELPAVNTALINSLMIRALDFNDIYWKDDPSHPSDIIPAALSTAEKVDSSMKDVIVAIVLAYEFEQRLCLFAKPGVRERKWHHATLTQFVSPIVAGKILELTVDQMVNAIGISGCHNHTIGCPTAGKLTMMKNTVDPMAVQSGVFAALMAQKGYSGTEKVFEGKEGFMDAFIGWNAKDELLNPTDMEGRDGISSWGWDVEALVGNLGKDYKILECGMKAFPTEALTHTHISCALNAMINNDLIYTDIKEVKVTAFAQAYDILFDPTKYRPESRETADHSLPYCMAAAIVDKKITTDSFSDEKLNDPKIFEVIDKIKGEPSQEFEKMFPEKQPSRVVITTNDGNEYSEYLEYPKGDPREPMTMDDLENKFNSLSGDKFNENELTALKELIFNCENFTVRDFMSQLVVN